The DNA region CTTCGACCGGGCGGCGGAGATCGAGGACCTCCCGAGCGGCCCGGCCGGCGTCGACGAGTGAGCGTCGCCCGGGCTCGACCCGGAGCGCCGTCGGACGGACACCGAAAGTTTTTGTCAGCGATTCCCCTTGGACGAGCCACGTGTATGCCATCTGAGGACACAGCCGGAACGGATCCGGACGGGACGGTGGACCGACCGGTCGGTCGGCGAACGCTGCTGGGCGCGCTCGCGGCCGCGGGGCTGGCGGGCTGTCCGAGCGACGGCGGGGACGGCACGGCGACCGAGGGGGGCGGGGACGGCCAGCCAGGAACCACGTCGGCGCCCGGCGACGGGACCGATCCGACGCCCGACGACGGGAGCGACGCGACGCCCGAGCAGACCGCGACGGAGGAGGACACCGACACGCCGAGCGAGCCCGACCCCGAGGTACAGCGCCGGATCCGCGAACACCGGACGAGCGACCTGACCGTCGAGGTGACCGACGGGAGCGGGAGCGCGGTCGCCGACGCCGAGGTCGCGGTCGCGATGCGGGAACACGAGTTCGGCTTCGGCACCGCGGTCAACGCCGGCACGCTGATCGAGGAGTCGAGCGAGGGCGACAACTACCGGGAGTACATCCCGGAGCTGTTCAACAAGGCGGTCATCGAGAACCAGATGAAGTGGCGCTTCTGGGAGTCCGACCCGGACCTGGCCGACGCCGCGGTCGAGTGGCTGCTCGACCGGGGGCTCGACGTGCGGGGCCACGTCTGCATCTGGGGCCGGGAGGACGTGGGCGCCATCCCCGCGGACGTGTTGACCGCGATCGACGAGCGCGACGCCGAGACGATCCGCGAGCGCTCGATGAACCACATCGAGGAGATCATCGAACACTACGGCGAGGACGTGACCGAGTGGGAGGTCGTCAACGAGGCGATGCACGCCTACCAGCTCCAGCTGGGCGTCTACGGCGACGAGATCGACCAGGCCGAGCCCTGGACCGGCGAGGTCGTCCCGTGGACCTCGCCGCTGCTGGCCGAGTGGTACAGCGAGGCCGACGCCGTCCGCCGGGACAACGACCTCGACATCGGGCTCGCGGTCAACGACTTCAACCAGTTCGGCTACAGCTACACCGACGGGCGCTACCAGGACCAGATCGAACACATCAACGAGAACGCCGTCCAGCTGGACACCGTCGGCCTGCAGGCCCACGTCGGCGCCCGCACCGGCGAGTTCAACACCAACTCCAACCCCGACGAGCGGGTCAGCGCGGCCCGCGTCGCCGAGGAGATCGACAAGTGGGCCGACTACGGC from Halosimplex halophilum includes:
- a CDS encoding endo-1,4-beta-xylanase, with the translated sequence MPSEDTAGTDPDGTVDRPVGRRTLLGALAAAGLAGCPSDGGDGTATEGGGDGQPGTTSAPGDGTDPTPDDGSDATPEQTATEEDTDTPSEPDPEVQRRIREHRTSDLTVEVTDGSGSAVADAEVAVAMREHEFGFGTAVNAGTLIEESSEGDNYREYIPELFNKAVIENQMKWRFWESDPDLADAAVEWLLDRGLDVRGHVCIWGREDVGAIPADVLTAIDERDAETIRERSMNHIEEIIEHYGEDVTEWEVVNEAMHAYQLQLGVYGDEIDQAEPWTGEVVPWTSPLLAEWYSEADAVRRDNDLDIGLAVNDFNQFGYSYTDGRYQDQIEHINENAVQLDTVGLQAHVGARTGEFNTNSNPDERVSAARVAEEIDKWADYGAAVKITEFDTYNGDDWEDDEQRARVLENYLRGAFSHPDVEDFLMWGFWDGRHWRSEAPLFYEDWAEKPAYDVWTGLIYDEWWTEESGTTDDQGTFSTTGFKGEYEVTATVDGTEVTETVTLSDGGTTVELSPDA